In one window of Denticeps clupeoides chromosome 2, fDenClu1.1, whole genome shotgun sequence DNA:
- the prr35 gene encoding proline-rich protein 35 codes for MSKDAHRCKVSSACSKHKERKPKKPHYIPRPWGKPYNYKCFQCPFTCMEKSHLYNHMKYSLCKNSLSLLIESDWPYKKGNLLHPDQLRLQGELGSHCPTKHDPERSAIAGQSPPTSRTPDEEKKEPSVRDVLERKGRLGECLEEVESGTRDEAKRTKQEADVVMADAFSLDKQMLRAHSIEANSQLRQYRIPKACLSSPALLSDPWRLLAYPTQIKTKSEGQAGELPCYPPPPLEPPALNLSLLGLSYPLTPGLFSYLNPASSNAQVAPLPYLAHTHAHLPTDHTVLPPRLYYPFLCEHALSASPKMFKSPQSGSQDPASTTTKPSVWGLHKAQSSSSQASPSAWVFSDSASPQPAHGSGDSLKAAWVHEQTVKNSPAPPEPLDDSPEKNAVLGGMSVDLLENLHRTMPSMATADSLFLHSSADEWYADRRRATSESPSAEVTSSPLSSQRREWEDQEKQRDLLKDLFSALQEYRQAEHRAAAILARDSAPAQLLWDHLTQIRSQLSHITQALQQSTPLAEGPLDLSVKKDMGTAASLTQAQIISGDTLKDDVCSVTEEMEEGEMEEGEEEMGDRGRDLKEKRKCSLDLLIKLNQTGITMVKAEGLWAGRTTKCEADSSVLLCPKHAHAPNTHTPPASHPHSPLTDP; via the exons ATGTCAAAAGACGCCCACAGATGTAAGGTGAGTTCTGCGTGCAGTAAGCACAAAGAGCGCAAGCCCAAGAAACCCCACTACATACCCCGGCCCTGGGGCAAACCATACAACTACAAGTGTTTCCAGTGTCCTTTCACCTGCATGGAGAAGTCCCACCTTTATAACCACATGAAATACAGTCTGTGCAAGAACTCCCTCTCTCTGCTTATTGAGTCTGACTGGCCCTATAAGAAGGGAAACCTTCTCCATCCGGACCAGCTGAGGCTTCAGGGAGAGCTGGGCAGTCACTGCCCAACCAAGCACGATCCTGAGCGGTCAGCCATAGCTGGGCAGAGCCCTCCAACCTCAAGAACACCAgatgaggagaagaaagagcCCAGTGTCAGAGATGTGCTAGAGAGAAAAGGAAGACTTGGCGAGTGCCTAGAGGAGGTAGAGAGTGGAACCAGAGATGAGGCAAAGCGCACAAAGCAGGAGGCAGATGTGGTGATGGCTGATGCCTTCTCATTAGACAAACAGATGCTGCGAGCGCACTCAATAGAGGCCAACAGCCAGCTGCGCCAGTATCGGATACCCAAGGCATGCCTATCCAGTCCTGCGCTACTGTCTGATCCATGGCGTCTGCTGGCCTATCCAACTCAGATTAAGACTAAAAGCGAAGGCCAGGCTGGAGAATTGCCGTGctaccctcctccacctctGGAACCCCCTGCCCTCAACCTCTCACTTCTGGGCCTCAGTTACCCCCTCACCCCTGGCCTGTTCTCCTACCTCAACCCTGCCTCTTCCAACGCTCAAGTCGCACCCCTGCCATACCTTGCCCATACCCATGCACATTTGCCCACCGACCACACCGTGCTTCCTCCCCGACTCTACTACCCCTTTTTGTGTGAGCACGCGCTCTCTGCATCCCCCAAAATGTTCAAATCCCCACAAAGTGGCAGCCAAGACCCGGCCTCAACGACCACCAAACCCAGTGTGTGGGGTCTTCATAAGGCTCAGTCCTCATCCAGTCAAGCTTCACCCTCAGCCTGGGTGTTCTCGGATAGCGCATCCCCTCAACCAGCACACGGCAGCGGGGACAGTCTGAAGGCCGCATGGGTACATGAGCAGACAGTCAAAAACTCACCAGCACCCCCAGAGCCTCTGGACGATTCACCTGAGAAGAATGCAGTGCTTGGGGGGATGTCTGTGGACCTGCTTGAAAACCTGCACAGGACCATGCCCAGCATGGCCACAGCAGACAGTCTGTTCCTACACAG TTCTGCAGATGAGTGGTACGCTGACCGGAGGAGAGCCACGTCAGAGAGCCCCTCTGCGGAGGTGACCTCCTCGCCCCTCTCCAGCCAACGGAGGGAGTGGGAGGACCAGGAGAAGCAGAGGGATCTGCTGAAAGATCTCTTCAGTGCTCTGCAGGAGTACCGGCAGGCCGAACACAGGGCAGCAGCCATCTTGGCTCGGGACAGCGCACCAGCCCAGCTTTTGTGGGACCATCTGACCCAGATCCGCTCACAACTTTCACACATAACACAGGCGCTGCAGCAGAGCACCCCACTAGCTGAAGGACCCCTTGACCTGTCTGTCAAGAAAGACATGGGGACGGCAGCCTCATTGACACAGGCACAAATCATCTCAGGAGACACCCTGAAAGATGATGTGTGCAGCGTCACAGAAGAAATggaagagggagagatggaggaaggagaagaagagatgGGGGACAGAGGGCGGGACCTGAAGGAGAAGAGGAAGTGCTCTTTAGATCTACTCATCAAACTGAACCAGACAGGCATTACCATGGTGAAGGCTGAAGGACTGTGGGCTGGTAGGACCACCAAATGTGAGGCAGACTCTAGTGTCCTGCTGTGTCCTAAACATGCACAcgcacccaacacacacacaccgccagcCAGTCACCCACACAGCCCCCTTACTGATCCCTGA
- the LOC114784386 gene encoding T-cell ecto-ADP-ribosyltransferase 2-like → MGCLHTVFFSILFIAAMVYMGTCAKMDMAPTAVDYTFSECREKMLSKVISPNGLLEEELKNNSELSAEWTQIKCNIFPGGLEEHTEALVTYSHAKRIFRQNFNKFVASKGGNMSLYQTEFFFKSLDFLLLDSMWLLNNGSDCRAVFRGTEKSYDATVGDKVRFGRFTSANTKRTDAVENCADGGTLFNIYTCSVVDLETYACLPDELELLISPLEVFSVVDVKTISDCDKVIVLNHTWSAPPPSGCILFPTPQPTTTTLSTSPKPTISLPANFSHQWLSSRTCVLWSMFLYLFMPVLDL, encoded by the exons ATGGGATGCTTGCATACAGTATTCTTCTCAATCCTGTTTATTGCAGCCATGGTATACATG GGGACTTGTGCAAAAATGGACATGGCCCCCACAGCAGTGGACTACACTTTCTCTGAATGTCGTGAGAAGATGTTATCCAAAGTCATTAGTCCCAATGGCCTTCttgaggaggagctgaagaacaACAGTGAGCTTAGTGCTGAGTGGACTCAAATTAAATGTAACATCTTTCCCGGAGGACTGGAAGAGCACACAGAAGCCCTTGTGACTTATTCACATGCAAAAAGAATATTCCGACAAAACTTCAACAAATTTGTGGCAAGCAAAGGTGGAAACATGAGTCTCTACCAAACTGAGTTTTTCTTCAAATCTCTCGACTTTCTGCTGCTGGATTCTATGTGGCTCTTAAACAATGGCTCTGACTGCCGTGCAGTTTTCCGTGGCACAGAGAAATCATACGACGCTACGGTAGGTGATAAGGTGCGCTTTGGGAGGTTCACTTCAGCAAATACAAAAAGGACTGATGCTGTAGAGAACTGTGCAGATGGGGGGACCTTATTCAATATTTATACATGTTCTGTGGTTGACCTGGAAACATATGCATGCCTACCTGATGAACTGGAGCTGCTCATATCACCCTTGGAGGTCTTTTCAGTGGTGGATGTGAAGACCATAAGTGACTGTGATAAAGTCATTGTGCTAAACCACACATGGTCGGCCCCACCTCCCAGTGGCTGCATTCTGTTCCCCAC gCCACAACCAACGACAACAACACTATCTACATCCCCAAAGCCCACCATCTCTTTACCTGCCAATTTCTCACATcagtggctgagctccagaacCTGTGTCCTGTGGTCAATGTTCTTGTACCTGTTTATGCCTGTTTTGGATCTGTGA